In a single window of the Streptomyces sp. NBC_00353 genome:
- a CDS encoding NADPH-dependent F420 reductase, whose protein sequence is MKIGIIGAGNIGGNLTRRLTALGHDVSVANSRGPETLADLAEETGATPVTAAEAARGAEIVVVTIPLRRVPGLPSGLFDGAAEGFAVIDTGNYYPKERDGRIAAIEDEGLTESRWTEQNLGHPVVKAFNGTLAQDILAMPRPAGHPERIALPVASDDETAKARVRALIDELGFDTVDAGGIDDSWRQQPGSPVYGLRADVDGVTKALADASPERRSDFRA, encoded by the coding sequence ATGAAGATCGGCATCATCGGAGCAGGCAATATCGGCGGCAATCTCACCCGTCGCCTCACCGCGCTCGGGCACGACGTGTCCGTGGCCAACTCCCGTGGCCCTGAGACCTTGGCCGACCTGGCCGAGGAGACCGGTGCCACCCCGGTCACTGCCGCCGAAGCCGCCCGCGGCGCGGAAATCGTCGTGGTGACCATCCCGCTCAGGAGGGTCCCCGGCCTGCCCTCCGGCCTCTTCGACGGCGCGGCCGAGGGGTTCGCCGTCATCGACACCGGCAACTACTACCCCAAGGAGCGCGACGGGCGGATCGCCGCGATCGAGGACGAGGGTCTGACCGAGAGCCGCTGGACCGAGCAGAACCTCGGCCATCCGGTCGTCAAGGCGTTCAACGGCACCCTCGCCCAGGACATCCTCGCCATGCCGCGGCCGGCCGGGCACCCCGAGCGGATCGCGCTGCCCGTCGCCTCGGACGACGAGACCGCCAAGGCGAGGGTCCGCGCTCTGATCGATGAACTCGGCTTCGACACCGTCGACGCCGGCGGCATCGACGACTCCTGGCGCCAGCAGCCCGGCAGCCCAGTCTACGGGCTCCGCGCCGACGTCGACGGCGTGACGAAGGCTCTCGCCGACGCCTCACCCGAGCGCAGGTCGGACTTCCGGGCCTAA
- a CDS encoding NADP-dependent oxidoreductase: protein MPTHTMRAVRLHEHGGPEVLRHDEVPIPEPGPGEVLVRVHAVGVNPPDWYLRDGMSNLPVEVRPKFSLPAIPGTDLSGVVEAVAADVDGFSVGDEVFGLLRFPGFDGSTYAEYVAAPASDLALKPAGIDHVHAAGAPMSGLTAWQFLIEVGHDHPSGFQAAQHRPVPLDARKTVLINGAAGGVGHFALQLAKWKGARVIAVASGAHELFLRELGADEFIDYTKSRPEELVHDVDLVLDAVGGPASKRFLRTLKRGGSQFPVFFGEFDEEENAKLGVTVTGTTVRSNGAQLAELARLLDAGTVRVAIDSTFALADARAAHERAARGHIQGKIVLTVA, encoded by the coding sequence ATGCCGACACACACGATGAGGGCGGTCCGGCTCCATGAGCACGGCGGCCCTGAAGTTCTGCGTCACGACGAGGTGCCGATTCCCGAGCCGGGGCCGGGTGAGGTGCTCGTTCGCGTGCACGCGGTCGGCGTCAACCCCCCCGACTGGTACCTGCGCGACGGGATGTCCAACCTGCCTGTGGAGGTGAGGCCGAAGTTCAGCCTGCCCGCGATCCCGGGGACGGACCTGTCGGGCGTCGTCGAGGCCGTCGCCGCGGATGTGGACGGCTTCTCCGTCGGTGATGAAGTCTTCGGTCTCCTTCGCTTCCCCGGCTTCGATGGCAGCACCTATGCCGAGTACGTGGCCGCGCCTGCGTCGGATCTCGCACTCAAGCCGGCCGGCATCGATCACGTGCACGCCGCCGGGGCGCCCATGTCCGGGCTCACCGCGTGGCAGTTCCTGATCGAGGTCGGACACGATCACCCCTCGGGCTTCCAAGCGGCGCAGCATCGTCCGGTGCCACTCGACGCCCGCAAGACGGTGCTCATCAACGGCGCCGCGGGCGGCGTGGGGCACTTCGCGCTGCAGCTGGCGAAATGGAAGGGTGCACGTGTCATCGCGGTGGCGTCGGGCGCGCATGAACTGTTCCTGCGCGAGCTCGGCGCCGACGAGTTCATCGACTACACCAAGAGCCGTCCTGAGGAACTCGTGCACGACGTCGACCTCGTTCTCGACGCCGTCGGCGGCCCCGCCAGCAAACGCTTCCTGCGCACGCTCAAGCGCGGCGGCTCCCAGTTCCCCGTGTTCTTCGGCGAATTCGACGAAGAAGAGAACGCGAAGCTGGGCGTGACCGTCACGGGCACCACGGTCCGCTCGAACGGCGCGCAGCTTGCCGAACTGGCACGCCTGCTCGACGCGGGCACGGTCCGCGTCGCGATCGACAGCACGTTTGCGCTCGCGGATGCCCGAGCCGCGCACGAACGCGCTGCCCGAGGGCACATCCAGGGCAAGATCGTGCTCACGGTCGCTTAG
- a CDS encoding VOC family protein: MDLKLEMIVLPVSDIDRTKAFYEALGFRLDVDYTASDDFRVVHFTPPGSECSIIFGEGMTSTAPGTIQSLYLIVTDIEEAHAELTSRGIDVSEVFHDAGGLFHGHEDGDVTHRGPGQERLAGLHPERASYGSFLTFSDPDGNGWVLQEVTQRLPGR, translated from the coding sequence ATGGATCTGAAACTCGAAATGATCGTGCTGCCCGTCTCCGACATCGACCGGACCAAGGCCTTCTACGAGGCGCTGGGATTCCGCCTGGACGTCGACTACACAGCCAGTGACGACTTCCGGGTGGTCCACTTCACCCCGCCCGGCTCCGAGTGCTCGATCATCTTCGGCGAGGGAATGACCTCCACCGCCCCCGGCACGATCCAGAGCCTCTACCTCATCGTCACCGACATCGAAGAGGCCCACGCCGAGCTCACCAGCCGCGGCATCGACGTGAGCGAGGTGTTCCACGACGCCGGAGGGCTGTTCCACGGCCACGAGGACGGGGACGTCACCCACCGCGGTCCCGGCCAGGAGCGGCTGGCCGGCCTGCACCCCGAGCGCGCCTCCTACGGCTCCTTCCTCACCTTCAGCGACCCGGACGGCAACGGCTGGGTGCTCCAGGAAGTGACGCAGCGCCTCCCCGGCCGCTGA
- a CDS encoding TetR/AcrR family transcriptional regulator, translating to MRADARKNRDHLLAVAGTAITEQGVDVSLRDIARRADVGLATLLRHFPTREALLDALLRTSFDELTAKAGALETSSSPADALVSWLRDCVAWTTEYRGAIVLMAAAIEDTESALHASCATLRAAGARLLTRAQAAGMARTDFDGADLFALVMALAWLGDQPSLAPRADHLFDVVASAILTSTASSDAEGERRPRVRS from the coding sequence ATGCGCGCCGACGCCAGGAAGAACCGCGACCACCTGCTCGCAGTAGCGGGCACCGCCATCACCGAGCAAGGCGTCGACGTGTCGCTGCGCGACATCGCGCGCAGGGCCGATGTCGGACTCGCGACGCTGCTGCGCCACTTCCCGACGCGCGAGGCGCTGCTCGATGCCCTGCTCCGTACGAGCTTCGACGAGCTGACCGCTAAGGCAGGCGCCCTCGAAACGTCCAGCTCGCCCGCCGATGCTCTCGTTTCGTGGCTACGCGACTGTGTCGCGTGGACAACTGAGTACCGGGGCGCGATCGTGCTGATGGCAGCCGCCATCGAGGACACCGAGTCCGCACTCCACGCTTCGTGCGCCACTCTGCGCGCGGCCGGTGCGCGGCTCCTCACCCGTGCCCAGGCCGCGGGCATGGCGCGGACCGACTTTGATGGCGCCGATTTGTTCGCGCTGGTAATGGCGCTCGCTTGGCTCGGCGATCAACCCTCGCTCGCGCCACGCGCCGATCACCTCTTCGACGTTGTCGCAAGCGCGATCCTGACCAGCACAGCGAGCAGCGATGCCGAGGGGGAACGCCGCCCTCGCGTCCGTAGCTGA
- a CDS encoding kinase produces the protein MVGTEETRLVVLRGNSASGKSSVAAGIRDRFGRGLALVGQDNLRRIVLRERDRPGAANIGLIDLTARYALDAGYHVVVEGLMYADHYGEMLARLRADHRGPTHGYYLHVPFDQTLARHATKPIAHEVSEPQLRDWYRELDLLPGGIETVIEADSTLAETVDRIMLDTGLTGLPALEH, from the coding sequence ATGGTGGGTACCGAAGAAACGAGGCTGGTCGTCCTGCGAGGGAACAGCGCCTCGGGCAAGTCGTCCGTCGCGGCCGGTATCCGCGACCGCTTCGGCCGCGGCCTGGCCCTCGTTGGCCAGGACAACCTGCGCCGGATCGTGCTCCGCGAGCGGGACCGGCCCGGCGCGGCGAACATCGGGCTGATCGACCTGACGGCCCGCTACGCCCTGGACGCCGGGTACCACGTGGTCGTCGAAGGGCTCATGTATGCCGACCACTACGGCGAGATGCTCGCCCGGCTGCGCGCCGACCATCGCGGCCCGACCCATGGCTACTACCTGCACGTGCCGTTCGATCAGACCCTTGCCCGCCACGCCACCAAGCCGATCGCGCACGAGGTCAGTGAGCCGCAGCTGCGGGACTGGTACCGGGAACTCGACCTGCTGCCCGGCGGCATCGAGACCGTCATCGAGGCCGACAGCACCCTCGCCGAGACGGTCGACCGCATCATGCTCGACACCGGCCTGACCGGCCTTCCCGCGCTGGAGCACTGA
- a CDS encoding IS607 family transposase — MKLSEWAARNGVHYQTAWTWAKESRMPVPVVQTPSGTWLVTEPAAQAAGRVVVYCRVSSGDQKADLERQVARTVQGATAQGLMVADVVTEVGSGLNGRRRKLYRLLADPGVGTIVVEHRDRLARFGVEHLKGALSASGRRLVVLDPAETADNLVRDITEVLASMCARLYGHRSAKSRADRAIAVATGPDVAG, encoded by the coding sequence GTGAAGCTTTCCGAGTGGGCAGCGCGCAACGGCGTGCACTACCAGACCGCGTGGACCTGGGCGAAGGAGAGCCGTATGCCGGTCCCGGTTGTCCAGACGCCGTCGGGTACGTGGCTCGTGACCGAGCCCGCCGCGCAGGCTGCGGGACGGGTCGTGGTGTACTGCCGTGTCTCGTCCGGTGACCAGAAAGCGGACCTGGAGCGTCAGGTCGCCCGGACCGTGCAGGGCGCAACGGCTCAGGGCCTCATGGTCGCTGACGTGGTGACGGAGGTCGGCTCCGGCTTGAACGGGCGCCGCCGCAAGCTGTACCGGCTGCTCGCCGACCCGGGTGTCGGCACGATCGTGGTCGAGCACCGCGACCGCCTCGCCCGGTTCGGCGTCGAGCACCTCAAAGGAGCCCTCTCGGCCTCGGGGCGGCGCCTGGTCGTCCTTGACCCGGCGGAGACCGCCGACAACCTCGTACGGGACATCACCGAGGTCCTGGCCTCGATGTGCGCACGCCTGTACGGCCACCGCTCCGCGAAGAGTCGTGCCGACCGGGCCATCGCCGTCGCCACCGGCCCGGATGTGGCCGGATGA
- a CDS encoding SpoIIE family protein phosphatase, translated as MSEAGPLSADSGSSDLRLELPTGVLDTLGVAVVALDTAGRFVLWGPQAEELFGYSAQEVLGRHAAQLLVHDPYMDLVAGKCEQTMETGQSWAGLIPVRNKDGSTRLVEFRYSRLPDNQGDFYALGIATDASTLRKVEQDLALSTQLIAQSPVGLEVLDTDLRYVAVNPAMERMHGLSAKDHLGRGFREVLPSDSVDASEAAVREVLETGRPLVDKYTIGRTPADPDNDHAWSVSVYRLEDPNGQVLGVATSVVDVTDRHGAITAAAQARQRLAQVAEGSARIGTTLDMKQTARELADVAVPELADLAVVDVLDSALDDRRPPAPDSGPALFRTLAVKAAYLAEASGAAGTADQPVSYDADRLPTQCVRTGQPIMVTRVDEWDLARIARDAGAAAVLASVGIHSYLAIPLAAQGRALGVLGLMRGRNQLPFNADDVTLADELAGRTAVSLDNARLHQSVRNTAVTLQRSLLPQPTPPENLEVATRYQPAGTSTEVGGDWFDVIPLAEDKTALVVGDVMGCGIDAAATMGRLRTATATLADLDLPPAQVLQRLDKITAGLDPYIATCIYAEYDPHSDRCRIAVAGHLPPALTPAGGPPELLDLPSGAPLGVGGVPFETTTVPLRPGDQLVLYTDGLVETRRDAIDERLDLLLRVLDGHDLSLEETCDRLLETLRGPDDHDDVSILIARPRPRP; from the coding sequence ATGAGTGAAGCGGGACCTCTCAGTGCCGACAGCGGCTCGTCCGACCTCCGGCTGGAGCTGCCGACCGGGGTGCTGGATACGCTCGGTGTGGCGGTGGTGGCGCTGGATACGGCCGGACGGTTCGTGTTGTGGGGCCCGCAGGCCGAGGAGCTGTTCGGCTACTCCGCGCAGGAAGTGCTGGGCCGGCACGCGGCTCAACTGTTGGTCCACGACCCGTACATGGACCTGGTGGCCGGTAAGTGCGAGCAGACGATGGAGACCGGCCAGAGCTGGGCCGGGCTCATTCCCGTCCGGAACAAGGACGGCAGTACGCGGCTGGTGGAATTCCGCTACAGCCGTCTGCCGGACAACCAGGGCGACTTCTACGCTCTGGGTATCGCCACCGATGCGTCGACGCTGCGCAAGGTGGAGCAGGACTTGGCGTTGTCCACGCAGCTGATCGCCCAGTCGCCGGTCGGGCTGGAGGTTCTGGACACCGATCTGCGTTATGTGGCCGTCAATCCGGCGATGGAACGGATGCACGGCCTGTCTGCCAAGGACCACCTCGGCCGGGGCTTCCGCGAGGTCCTGCCCTCCGACAGTGTCGACGCGTCCGAGGCGGCAGTCAGAGAAGTGCTCGAGACCGGACGCCCTCTGGTCGACAAGTACACCATTGGCCGCACCCCGGCCGACCCTGACAACGATCATGCCTGGTCTGTCTCCGTCTACCGGTTGGAGGATCCCAACGGTCAGGTTCTTGGTGTCGCCACGTCGGTGGTGGATGTCACCGATCGGCACGGCGCGATCACAGCGGCGGCCCAGGCCCGGCAGCGCCTGGCACAGGTCGCCGAGGGCTCCGCCCGTATCGGTACCACCTTGGACATGAAGCAGACCGCCCGCGAGCTGGCTGACGTCGCAGTGCCCGAGCTCGCCGACCTCGCGGTCGTAGACGTACTCGACTCCGCCCTGGACGATCGCCGCCCCCCGGCACCCGACAGCGGCCCGGCGCTCTTTCGCACCCTCGCCGTGAAGGCCGCCTACCTCGCCGAGGCGAGCGGCGCCGCCGGCACGGCCGACCAACCGGTCAGCTATGACGCCGACCGGCTGCCCACCCAATGCGTACGGACCGGTCAGCCGATCATGGTGACTCGCGTGGACGAGTGGGATCTGGCGCGCATCGCCCGTGACGCCGGAGCCGCCGCTGTCCTGGCCAGTGTCGGCATCCACTCATATCTCGCGATACCGCTGGCCGCCCAGGGCCGGGCACTGGGCGTCCTGGGGCTGATGCGCGGCCGCAATCAACTGCCCTTCAACGCGGACGACGTCACCCTGGCCGATGAGCTCGCCGGCCGAACCGCAGTGTCCCTCGACAACGCGCGCCTGCACCAAAGCGTCCGCAACACTGCGGTGACGCTCCAGCGCAGCCTGCTGCCCCAGCCGACGCCACCCGAGAATCTGGAGGTCGCCACCCGCTACCAACCCGCCGGAACCTCTACCGAGGTCGGTGGCGACTGGTTCGACGTCATCCCCCTCGCGGAGGACAAGACCGCGCTCGTGGTGGGCGACGTGATGGGCTGCGGCATCGATGCGGCCGCCACGATGGGCCGCCTGCGCACCGCTACCGCGACCCTGGCCGACCTCGACCTCCCGCCCGCCCAGGTGCTGCAACGCCTCGACAAGATCACCGCCGGTCTGGACCCCTACATCGCCACCTGCATCTACGCCGAATACGACCCGCACAGCGACCGGTGCCGAATCGCCGTAGCCGGACACCTGCCCCCCGCACTGACACCTGCAGGCGGGCCCCCCGAACTGCTCGACCTACCATCTGGTGCACCCCTCGGGGTCGGCGGCGTCCCCTTCGAAACGACCACCGTGCCCTTGCGCCCCGGCGATCAACTGGTCCTCTACACCGACGGCTTGGTCGAGACACGCCGCGACGCCATCGACGAACGCCTCGACCTCCTCCTCCGCGTACTCGACGGCCACGACCTTTCCCTGGAAGAAACCTGCGACCGGCTCCTGGAAACACTGCGTGGTCCGGACGACCACGACGACGTGTCCATACTCATCGCCCGACCCAGACCGCGGCCCTGA
- the tnpB gene encoding IS607 family element RNA-guided endonuclease TnpB, with protein sequence MKKFKPQPGFNVLSHKLALDPNATANRHLHSHGGAARSAYNWAVAYVTAVWWQRKAEQSYGICEDELTQWRSWSLPSLRKAFNEDKRTNPRFAGWWEENSKEAYNTGLAGASAAFENYAKSKSGKRKGPRMGIPRFKSKRTARLTCRFTTGTIRIEPDGRHITLPRIGTVRLHEHRADLRAMIDTGNMRILSATARLNRGRWFVSLQVEEKHELVKVARPNAAVGIDLGIKTLAVLADSDGVLGAEPNPRHLDRAQKQLRRASRVVSRRHGPDRRTGQQASRRWEKASQARNKIHHRVANLREDTLHQMTTRLACEYGTIVIEDLCVAGMGRNRRLSRRVADAAFGEIRRQLTYKTRRRGTRLIVADRWYPSSKTCSRCGAVKTKLPLSMRIFECDNCGLVLDRDANAGHNLVALAARTTGTGVAGDLDLAKAESKPRGADRKTRVTRPRRKAGTGRAGGAIPSPRAGKETGDRQQDTGAQLGSDDPLRTIPVETSGLLRSLDDQSNGVTPLVCPAGTPASSRRLRGAERGAVT encoded by the coding sequence ATGAAGAAGTTCAAGCCGCAGCCGGGCTTCAACGTCCTCTCGCACAAGCTCGCGCTGGATCCGAATGCCACGGCCAACCGCCACCTGCACTCGCATGGAGGTGCCGCGCGGTCCGCGTACAACTGGGCGGTCGCGTACGTCACTGCCGTGTGGTGGCAGCGTAAGGCCGAGCAGTCGTACGGCATCTGCGAGGACGAGCTGACCCAGTGGCGGTCGTGGTCGCTGCCCTCGCTGCGGAAGGCGTTCAACGAGGACAAGCGCACCAACCCGCGCTTCGCCGGCTGGTGGGAGGAGAACTCCAAGGAGGCATACAACACCGGTCTGGCAGGCGCGTCGGCTGCGTTCGAAAACTATGCGAAGTCGAAGAGCGGTAAGCGCAAGGGTCCAAGGATGGGCATCCCCCGCTTCAAGTCGAAGCGAACAGCGCGCCTGACCTGCCGGTTCACTACCGGAACGATCCGTATCGAGCCTGACGGCAGGCATATCACCCTGCCCAGGATCGGCACCGTCCGCCTGCACGAGCACCGAGCTGACCTGCGGGCCATGATCGACACGGGGAACATGCGGATCCTGTCCGCGACCGCACGTCTTAACCGGGGGCGCTGGTTCGTGTCGCTCCAGGTCGAGGAGAAGCACGAGCTGGTCAAGGTTGCCCGCCCTAACGCCGCGGTCGGGATTGACCTCGGCATCAAGACCCTGGCAGTCCTCGCGGACAGCGACGGTGTCCTTGGCGCAGAACCCAACCCACGCCACCTCGACCGCGCGCAGAAACAGCTGCGCCGCGCCAGCCGTGTCGTCTCGCGTCGGCATGGCCCCGACCGGCGCACCGGGCAGCAGGCCTCCCGCCGCTGGGAGAAGGCCAGTCAGGCGCGGAATAAGATCCATCACCGGGTCGCGAACCTCCGCGAGGACACCCTCCACCAGATGACGACCCGCCTCGCCTGCGAGTACGGCACGATCGTCATCGAAGACCTGTGCGTCGCCGGAATGGGCCGCAACCGGCGCCTGTCCCGCCGCGTCGCGGACGCCGCGTTCGGCGAGATCCGACGCCAGCTCACCTACAAGACCCGCCGGCGTGGCACGCGACTCATCGTCGCCGACCGCTGGTACCCCTCCTCGAAGACCTGCTCCCGCTGCGGTGCGGTGAAAACCAAACTGCCCCTCAGCATGCGCATCTTCGAGTGCGACAACTGCGGCCTCGTCCTCGACCGGGACGCCAACGCCGGACACAACCTGGTCGCCCTCGCGGCCCGCACCACAGGTACCGGAGTGGCCGGAGACCTGGACCTCGCCAAGGCGGAGTCGAAGCCCCGTGGAGCCGACCGGAAGACCCGCGTCACCCGCCCGCGCCGCAAGGCCGGGACGGGGCGGGCAGGTGGCGCGATCCCCAGCCCCCGGGCCGGGAAGGAAACGGGAGACCGTCAACAGGACACCGGCGCGCAACTCGGCTCTGATGACCCGTTACGGACCATTCCGGTGGAAACCTCGGGATTGCTGAGATCGCTTGATGATCAAAGCAACGGCGTCACCCCGCTGGTGTGCCCGGCGGGGACCCCGGCTTCTTCTCGTCGGCTGCGTGGTGCAGAGCGCGGTGCTGTGACGTGA
- a CDS encoding MFS transporter encodes MSASPAPQSPQRPASAKSAESAHSVPGWLVGLLAVGSGMTVANLYYAQPLLSSLSQVFHLDTATAGLLITVTQIGFVVGMLFLVPLGDRLEKRRLVTVLLAVATVALAVAGFATNFPMLFAASLVSGATSVVAQILVPYAASLAPDHARGRIVGRVMSGLLAGILLSRTVSSLVSDVAGWRYVYFGSAVLMALLALALHVALPKQAPTTSLAYGQVLRSTFQLVRTHPALLRRGLYQAAMYAAFSAFWTTVSFVLTGPRFHYSPIGVGVFALVGAAGAAVAPLAGRWADRELARPMTGIAFVVAALAFAVAGFGQRQIILIALAGILIDVAVQTTLILGQHTIYRLDAGARSRLNSVFMAVFFAGGALGSQLGSLAYHAAGWTGVSVLGAALPLIALAYWVTERRSGRKGTEAMTAAASIR; translated from the coding sequence GTGTCCGCTTCCCCCGCTCCCCAGTCCCCGCAGCGGCCCGCGTCCGCCAAGTCCGCCGAGTCCGCCCACAGCGTGCCGGGATGGCTGGTCGGGCTGCTCGCCGTGGGCTCGGGCATGACCGTGGCCAACCTGTACTACGCCCAGCCGCTGCTGTCCTCGCTCAGCCAGGTCTTCCACCTCGACACGGCCACGGCCGGCTTGCTGATCACCGTGACCCAGATCGGCTTCGTGGTCGGCATGCTCTTCCTCGTGCCGCTCGGCGACCGGCTGGAGAAGCGCCGGCTGGTCACCGTGCTGCTCGCCGTCGCCACCGTCGCGCTCGCGGTGGCCGGTTTCGCGACCAACTTCCCGATGCTGTTCGCCGCGTCGCTGGTCAGCGGCGCCACATCGGTGGTCGCCCAGATCCTCGTCCCGTACGCCGCGAGCCTCGCGCCCGACCACGCCCGCGGCCGCATCGTCGGCCGCGTCATGAGCGGCCTGCTCGCCGGCATCCTGCTCTCCCGCACCGTCAGCAGTCTGGTCTCCGACGTCGCGGGCTGGCGCTACGTGTACTTCGGTTCCGCGGTCCTGATGGCGCTCCTCGCCCTGGCGCTGCACGTGGCACTGCCGAAACAAGCCCCCACCACGTCGCTCGCCTACGGCCAGGTGCTGCGCTCCACGTTCCAGCTGGTGCGCACCCACCCCGCGCTGCTGCGCCGGGGGCTGTACCAGGCGGCGATGTACGCCGCGTTCAGCGCTTTCTGGACCACCGTCTCCTTCGTGCTCACCGGGCCGCGGTTCCACTACTCGCCGATCGGTGTCGGAGTGTTCGCGCTCGTCGGCGCCGCCGGTGCCGCGGTGGCACCGCTGGCCGGCCGCTGGGCGGACCGCGAGCTCGCACGTCCCATGACGGGCATCGCCTTCGTCGTGGCGGCGCTGGCCTTCGCCGTGGCGGGATTCGGGCAGCGCCAGATCATCCTGATCGCACTCGCCGGGATTCTGATCGACGTGGCCGTGCAGACCACCCTCATCCTCGGCCAGCACACCATCTACCGGCTCGACGCCGGCGCCCGTTCACGGCTCAACAGCGTCTTCATGGCCGTCTTCTTCGCAGGCGGCGCACTCGGCTCCCAACTCGGGTCGCTGGCCTACCACGCCGCCGGCTGGACAGGGGTGAGTGTCCTCGGTGCCGCTCTGCCGCTGATCGCCCTCGCCTACTGGGTGACCGAGCGCCGCTCCGGCCGAAAGGGTACCGAGGCCATGACCGCGGCGGCCTCGATCCGGTAA
- a CDS encoding dihydrolipoyl dehydrogenase family protein, protein MNETTRTYDVIVIGAGPVGENVAERARAAGLSTVIVERELLGGECSFWACDPSKALLRPVVARADARRIPGLNPAVAGPLDVEAVLAHRDKMSSYWKDEDQVDWLDSVDVDLIRGHGRLTGPKQVSVQTPGGETVALTARHAVAVSTGTGAALPPIPGLDTVRPWTSREATSAGKVPGRLAVVGGGVVAVEMATAWQALGSQVTMLVLENGLLQRMEPFAGELVTDGLREAGVDIRFETSVTSLAREDGEVHITLADGGHLVADEILLATGRAPRTWDLGLETIGLTPGDWLKVDDTFRVTDVADGWFYAVGDVNHRALMTHQGKYQARIAGAVIGARANGEPVDDAPWGAHVATADHVAVPQVVFTTPEVASVGLTSREAEQSGRRIEVVDYDLAHVAGAHQYGEDYRGRARMLIDTDRNTVVGVTFAGPGVGELVHSATIAVAGEVPLDRLWHAVPAFPTLGEIWLRLLETHRG, encoded by the coding sequence ATGAACGAGACCACCCGCACCTACGATGTGATTGTCATCGGCGCTGGGCCGGTCGGTGAGAACGTGGCCGAACGTGCCCGTGCCGCCGGTCTCAGTACCGTGATCGTGGAGCGTGAACTGCTCGGCGGGGAGTGCTCGTTCTGGGCCTGTGACCCCAGCAAGGCGCTGCTGCGCCCGGTGGTGGCGCGCGCCGACGCACGCCGCATACCCGGACTCAACCCGGCGGTGGCCGGGCCGCTGGACGTCGAGGCGGTTCTCGCGCACCGCGACAAGATGTCCTCGTACTGGAAGGACGAGGACCAGGTCGACTGGCTGGACTCGGTCGACGTCGATCTCATACGCGGCCACGGCCGCCTCACCGGTCCCAAGCAGGTGTCGGTGCAGACTCCCGGCGGTGAGACTGTCGCCCTCACGGCCCGGCACGCGGTGGCCGTCTCCACCGGAACCGGCGCGGCTCTGCCCCCTATCCCGGGCCTGGACACCGTTCGCCCCTGGACCAGCCGTGAGGCGACCAGTGCGGGCAAGGTCCCCGGCCGTCTGGCCGTGGTCGGCGGCGGTGTGGTGGCCGTCGAGATGGCCACCGCCTGGCAGGCGCTCGGTTCCCAGGTGACCATGCTGGTCCTCGAGAACGGGCTGCTGCAGCGGATGGAGCCGTTCGCCGGCGAACTGGTCACCGATGGTCTGCGGGAAGCCGGTGTCGACATCCGGTTCGAAACCTCCGTGACCTCTCTGGCGCGCGAGGACGGCGAGGTCCACATCACCCTGGCCGACGGCGGGCATCTGGTGGCGGACGAGATCCTGCTCGCCACCGGCCGTGCTCCGCGGACCTGGGACCTGGGGCTGGAGACGATAGGTCTCACCCCGGGCGACTGGCTGAAGGTGGACGACACCTTCCGAGTGACCGACGTCGCCGACGGCTGGTTCTACGCCGTCGGCGACGTCAACCACCGCGCCCTGATGACCCACCAGGGCAAGTACCAGGCCCGGATCGCCGGCGCCGTCATCGGCGCCCGCGCCAACGGGGAACCGGTCGACGACGCGCCCTGGGGCGCGCATGTCGCCACCGCTGACCACGTGGCCGTCCCGCAGGTCGTCTTCACCACCCCCGAGGTCGCTTCCGTCGGTCTGACCAGCCGCGAGGCCGAACAGAGCGGGCGCCGCATCGAGGTGGTGGACTACGACCTCGCACACGTTGCGGGCGCCCACCAGTACGGCGAGGACTACCGCGGCCGGGCCCGCATGCTCATCGACACCGACCGCAACACCGTGGTGGGCGTCACCTTCGCCGGACCCGGCGTCGGGGAACTGGTGCACTCCGCCACCATCGCCGTCGCCGGCGAGGTACCCCTCGACCGGCTCTGGCACGCCGTCCCCGCCTTCCCCACCCTCGGCGAAATCTGGCTGCGACTGCTGGAAACCCACCGAGGCTGA